The Pristiophorus japonicus isolate sPriJap1 chromosome 2, sPriJap1.hap1, whole genome shotgun sequence DNA segment TGTTGCAGCATATGGTAAGATTGTGAGGGTGAAATGAAGctttgattgtgaggtatgagtactGATAgataaagattgttggtaggtaagtgatgggggtgtggggcaTTGAGCAGTGTTTGTGGCTTGTGGTGCAAATGATGGAATATTGCACTTGCTGAAGCCTTTGGTCACCTTGACCTGCCGTGTGAGGCCATTAAACTTTTTTCGGCTCTGGATGCATGTCCTTGGGACCAAACTGGTGGCCGTGATAGAGTTAGCTATCTCCTCCCAGAGCCCTTTGCAAGTAGACTTAGATGGTTTCATGCCACCCTATGGGAACAAGacaaccggcctgctttgaactgcTATGACCAAAGTCTCCAGTTCAGCATCCGAGAACCTTCCTTTTGCTGAGCTATGTCTTTAGCCAGACTGAAAATGATTGCTGCCGCAGCAAAGCACCTCCCCTTAAGTAGTGTAGAGAGCCTTAGCTAAACATTACTGaccattagactgcacccgatattggccccCCATTGAGCGCTAAACCAATCAGTAGCACACTTAACGCTGAGATCAGCactgcaatcatagaaacatagaaacatagaaaataggtgcaggagtaggccattcggcccttcaagcctgcaccaccattcaataagatcatggctgatcactccctcagtatccctttcctgctttctctccataccccttgatcctcttagctgtaagggccatatctaactgcctcttgaatatatccaatcaactggcatcaaaaactctctgcggcagggaattccacaggctaacaattctctgagtgaagaaatttctcctcatctcagtcctaaatggcctacctcttatcctaagactatgtcccctggttctggacttccccaatatcaggaacattcttcccgcacctaacctgtctagacccgtcagaatcttatatgtttctatgagatcccctcttatccttctaaactccagtgaatgaaggcccagttgatccagtctctcctcatgtgatagttcagccattcctggaatcagtctggtgaaccttcgctgcactcccttaattgcaagaatgtccttcctcagattaggagaccaaaacggaacacaatattccaggtgaagcctcagcaaggccctgtacaactgcagtaagacttccctgctcctatactcaaatccccgagctatgaaggccaacataccatttaccttcttcaccgcctgctgtacctgtatgccaactttcaatgactgatgaaccatgacacccaggtctcgttgcacctcccctttttctaatttaccaccattcagataatattctgccttcgtgtttttgcccccaaaatggataacctcacatttatccacattatactgcatctgccatgcatttgcccacccacctaacctgtccaggacaccctgcagcatcttagcatcctcctcacagttcacaccgctacccagtttagtgtcatctggaaacttggaggtattacactcaattccttcatctaaatcattaatgcatattgtaaagagctggggtcccagcactgagccctgtggcactccactagtcactgcctgccattctgaaaacgacccatttatcccgactctctgcttcctgtctgccaaccagttctctatccacttcactacattacccccaataccatgcgctttgattttgcacatcaatctcttgtgcgggaccttgtcaaaagcctttcaaaagtccaaatacaccacatccactggttctcccttgtccactctgctagttacgtccTTAAGAAATTCCAGATGATTCGTCAagtataatttccctttcataaatccacgctgacttggaccgatcctgtcactgctttccaaatgtgctgctatttcatcctttctgattgattccaacattttccccactactgatgtcaggctaactggtctctctctccttttttaaaaagtggtgttacattagctaccctccagtccataggaattgatccagagtcgatagactgttggaaaatgatcaccattgcatccactatttcgagggccacttacttaagtactctgggatgcagactatcaggccccggggatttatcggcgttcaatcccatcaatttcccaaacacaatttcccgccgaataaggatatccttcagttcctccttgtcactaaacccactgtcctctagtacattcagaaggttatttgtgtcttccctcatgaagacagaaccgaagtatttgttcaattggtctgccatttctttgttccccattataaattcacctgaatccgactgcaacggacctacgtttgtcttcactaatctttttctcttcacaaatttattgaagcttttgcagtcagtttttatgttccctgcaagcttcctctcctactctattttccccctcttaattaaacccttagtcctcctctgctgaattctaaatttctcccagtcctcaggtttgttgctttttctagccaatttatatgcctcttccttggttttaacatgaatcttaatttcccttgttagccacggttgagcccccttcccTGTTTTAGTTTTActgcagatagggatgtacaattgctgaagttcatccatatgatctttaaatatttgtcattgtttatccaccatcaaccctttaagtatcctttgccagtctattctagccaattcacgcctcatactgtcgaagttacctttccttaatttcaggaccctagtttccgaattaactgtgtcactctccatcttaataaagaattctaccatattatggtcactcttccccaaggggcctcgcataacaatttgctaattagtcccttctcattacacatcacccagtctaggatggccagctttctagttggttccttgacatattggtcgagaaaaccaaccctaatacactccagaaaatcctcctccactgcattgctaccagtttggttagcccaatcaatatgtagcttaaagtcgcccatgataactgctgtacctttactgcacgcatccctcatttcttgtttgatgctgtccccaacctcactactactgtttggtggtctgtatacaactcccactagcgttttctgccctttggtattccgcagctccacccatgccgattccacatcatccaggctaatgtccctccttactattgcattaatttcctctttaaccagcaacgccacctcgcctccttttcctctctgcctatccttccaaaatgttgaatacccctggatgttgagttcccagccttggtcactctggagccatgtctccgtgatgccaattacatcatatccgttaactgctgtctgcgcagttaattcgtccaccttataccgaatactcctcgcattgaggcacagagccttcaggcttgtctttttaatacactttgcccctttagaattttgctgtagtgtggccctttttaatttttggcttgggtttctctgccctccacttttactattctcctttctattttttgcttctgcctccattttatttccctctgtctccctgcattggttcccatccacctgccatgttagtttagctcctccccaacagcactagcaaacactcccccaaggacattggttccggtcctgcccaggtgcagaccgtccggtttgtactggtcccacctcccccagaaccgattccaatgtcccaggaatttgaatccctcccttttgcatcctgcgattcctactctaatcattataatgagcaggcagcatgaatttgacTTGCTGCCTTTACCATTTTCAATGACAGCAAGCATATACCACTGGCCCTCGACACTGCCCATTTTCAGGCCTAATCCAATTTCTTGGCCAATATCTGCTATAACACAAGACACCATAAATGATGTACAACTTGTTATCAAGTAGTTTTATGTTTTGAATTTCTTTGAAACTTTAATATCATACAAGTGAAGGAatttatgatatatatatatagagagagagcaataaaaattgacacatttcactttATTATATGTTTTGAAATAAAATCTTAATTGCACAATTTTTCAGAAATATCTTTCTATTGTAAACTGCTAAAAAATAATGAGTTCTAATCAACTTTTTAATTCATGCTCATACAATTTTCGAGGCtttttgtccatttttgcctgattTTTCATTTTACCCATTGTCTTTCAGTTGGAAGTGACAGACTGAGTCGGTTTCAAGAGCTACATTTGCTGTCCACTATGAATGGGGGAAACTCACCCCTTTATAGCTGCCACCAATACCACTCCAAATATGTCAGCAGTGGTTTGGCTAATGAGGTGGGACAGAATTCTCTGATGATTTTTGGTCCCATCCAGATGGAACAAACACTTATGAATGTAAAAATGCATTGACGAAAATCTCTTTTCGCCCATCAAGCTTGTTCCTTCTTGTTCCTTTCATAGATCATGTCACAAAATGATTTACATTTAAGTGGTATGTTTCAAGTTAACGTAGGTTTAAAATTCTGCTCATAGTGATATGTTGCAACCATTTAGTATTTATTTGTTAATGAACCAGGCATTGAAGATATATTTACACCGTGACTTGGGGAGAATAGTTAATGTTATCTCTTCCCGCAAACATCCACATCAACTATTATTGGGATGACCGGCATTGAATATCTGCCAAAAATCCACTTATTTGCAGGGGAGGGAAGATAACCAATTTATTGACAAGCCTACTGGTGAATCACTGAATGGGAAAGACATCAGGGGACATCCCATCTCCACCTACGTCCTGTGGTCAAAATTAACAATTAAAAGGGAAAACCCCAATCAAAGTCATTCAATTAATTAGGTCTGGGAAGGAGGCCAAGTCTGTTGAGAGGAAAGTTGCCCAACCTGAGCTCAGAGCCAGCCAGAACCGCAAGACTGACCAGGAAAAATTAAGATAGTTCACTTATGTGAGAGAGGGTGATGTGGTTTATTGTTTTTCTCAgtcgcaggagggttttgaagttcAGTGAAGTAAGTAAGTGTCACTCTGTACATTCACTTGTAGTCTGTAAAATGAAACAGCTTAATGATTTTTATGTGGCCTTATCTCACTGAACTGTTTTTCAGTCCGTCTACTGAAAGATTGGAGAAGTGTGCATGAGGGCACATGTGAAAGACTcaatatccagttcagatcacaaaTATTGTTACACCCCAGGTATAGGCTATTGTGTGATTGAATTTTGGGCCGTTGGAATGTAAGATATGGGTTACAGAAGTGACCAGATAAGGGAGCCCAAGGGAATATCTATATGCCTTTGTTTTTCACATTGTTTGTCTGAAATCCTGTCCTGGATGAGAAGAATTTGCCTCCAACTTAATAttgtgaagaccaaagccattggccctgattttaactccaagtGGATTCACCTTTCAGGTGTAAGTTAAAATTATAGTCggctctcaatgatgtcatcgggccacaacatgcatatgtaaagaagaacCCTGTTGGCTCTGGACACATGTCCTTgccgcctgctcaggagagcagcttaaaattgcagatgttgggaTCATGACAGCTTTCAGGCAGGGAAGAaccagggtgattttaactgcccacccgccaggtttatGCTGAGCAGATAGGGTTAAACTTTCTCTCATTGTCTtcagtctccgccacaaactcagttccctagccatcgactcttATCACTTTCCCTGGTGATTGTCGTATTTTTGAAACCTTGTCATCCTATTTCACCCTgaggtgagcttctgaccacatatctgctccatcacctagaacacctacttccacctctgtatagGCTcctgtgagaacaccagcagcaagtcggggccataaaaggagtggcgtggaGGCCTCGCGAACAGCGTGGAGGCGTATTACTTCAGCTAGCaacatgagctggtgcaggagggtgacggcagcgaagagtgatgtcatcaaggtccaggtcagtgattggagcgtgggcagatacagcaggagcagcgaggtcggggtgaaggagcagcgagagactgtaaagggacgtgatcggggcccaggagaggcatgagttcagggccaggggcccaggggcagcatgggccagcccacactgcgatatgtgtgcacactaagtccgtgcagcagagcaggtctccagtcgtcttggataaccctcgccactggatcaagaccctagctctgtcaagcccgtctggtggctggtgtgcaacagccaccccacgttaaaaaaatccacgcacaggcattttccacccttcaggatgtagttcaggacctggaatattaggtccttcgttgaaacacctgtaaactcatccttttttggcatggaagtaagccatccttgcttcgagggatcgcctatgatgataagCTCCCGTCtttgccctgcctcagctcatctgcagctgaaaccctcatccattcctttgttacctgtaTGCTTGACTAATCCAATGCTCTCCTCTGGACCTCTCCCCttccaccctgcataaacttgaaatcatccaaaattctgctgcctgtatcctaactgtatcctaactctcactaggtcctgctcatccatcatccctgtgctcactgacctacattggctctaggTCCAACAACacattaattttaaaattctcaaccttgttttaaaatccctccatggcctctcccgatctctgtaacttcctccaaccccacaaccctccgagatctctctgCACTGCCAATTCTGGCTTTTTgtgtatccccaattttaatcactccatttaTGGCAGTCGTGCCTTCTGCTGCTTGGGCCTCAGGCTCTAGAATTCCCCAAGCCTCTTCTCCACTtcacctctctcacctcctttaagacaatccttaaaacctgcagctttgaccaagcttttggtcacctgtcctaatatctccttatgtagctcggtaatacattttgtttgataatgctcctgtgaagcaccttaagatgttttactacattaaaggtgctatataaatgcaagttattgttgttattggAATGAGACAAGGTGAATATCAAATTTCCTACTTTGGCCAGCTATAGATTTAAAACCTGTTTCTTGGCTGCAGGGTGGGAAAAGCAGATTACAGTGGGAGGATTCTTGTGCAGCATCTGAACACTTGGAGTGATTTGCCTTTTCCCATGTCTCAAATTAAATGTGAAAATAAACACACTTTACCATTGTTGCATGGTGTTCTTCCTTCCCACAGGTTCGCAGCTCACTGAGGAGACGTGAGATGCAGAGGGTGGTGAGATGGGAGATGCAGAGGGTGTTGAGATGGGAGATGTGGAGGGTGGTGAGTTGGGAGATGCAGAGGGTGATGAGATGGGAGATGCAGAGGGTGATGAGATGGGAGATGCAGAGGGCGGTGAAATGGGAGATGCAGAGGGTGGTGAGATGGGAGATGCAGAGGGCGGTGAGATGGGAGATGCAGAGGGTGGTGAGATGGGAGATGCAGAGGGCGGTGAGATGGGAGATGCAGAGGGCGGTGAGATGAGAGATGCAGAGGGTGGTGAGATGGGAGATGCAGAGGGTGATGAGATGGGAGATGCAGAGGGTGATGAGATGGGAGATGCAGAGGGCGGTGAGATGGGAGATGCAGAGGGCGGTGAGATGAGAGATGCAGAGGGTGGTGAGATGGGAGATGCAGAGGGCGGTGAGATGGGAGATGCAGAGGGTGGTGAGATGGGAGATGCAGAGGGCGGTGAGATGGGAGATGCAGAGGGTGGTGAGATGGGAAATGCAGAGGGTGGTGAGATGGGAGATGTGGAGGGTGGTGAGTTGGGAGATGCAGAGGGTGGTGAAATGGGAGATGCAGAGGGCGGTGAGATGGGAGATGCAGAGGGCAGTGAGATGGGAGATGCAGAGGGTGGTGAGATAGGAGATGCAGAGGGTGGTGAGTTGGGAGTATGGCAAGTACCTTGACTCTCTTGGCTTCATGAGGCAGCAGATTAAGGGCCTCGGGAAGAACCTTGGAGGTATGCTGGACCACATTGGGCAACCTGTGGATAACCTGCATTCAGCAGGTACTGCTACACAGCAGCTGATACCCGGGTTACCCCCATAACTCAACCACAGATGCAGCCCATGCCCTAGAGTACCTGGCTACTGAGGATGAGCCAGCAGCTCAGTTTCCAAAGAGGGTTATTTCTCCCCATCTTCCCTTGGAGCAGAAGTACCTCAGTCCCCAACTCTCTGATGACGACCAATAGACCAGACAGACAGTTCGTGCCCTTTGCAAAAGAATCCATTCACGGGGAGGGTTGAGGCGCAAAAGCGAATAAGGTGCCCCTCTCGTGCCGAGTCCACCTCCTCTTAGTCAGACTTATTCACAGCTGACCCTCAGGCACACCTGTGAAGGTACAAGTCTGTTAAATGTGTTGCTGTTTGTTCAGTTCAATTGTTGGCATTGTGTTATTTATTGATATTGATATTTCTCTTTTGATTGTTTCAATTATAACTGTAGCTTTTCTTGCTGCTGTCCTTAAATCATTTCGTCAGAAGCCATTTGAACTGTTTCAATTTTTTTTATAATTCCAACCATGTATACAGGACAATGGTTTCCAAAGTAGAAAATGGCTAAATATCTTAATTTTTAATTAAAGTTTAGCACTAACTACCTCAATTGTTGTTTAAAGTGCTGCAACAAAGTTAGTTGTTTGACTTTCAATCTTGCTGTTCTTATGTGTGCTTTCTGGggatgaggaggggtgggaggatTCCTGTCCAAATGACTGAGCTATCAGCTGCTGTCCAGCCCACCCTGCCTACCGCAGCCACGGCTTCCTCGATGGGGGGCAGATCATGGCCTCAGCAACATCCGCGGTGGGTTCATCCAGGCCGTCCATTTCCACAGGGTTCCTCCATATTGTCCATCTCATCTGCCTGGTAAAAGGTCAATCCTTCCCTATGGCAAGGTTGTGCAATATGCAGCATAGCACCACAATCCTAGCCACTTTCAGAGatgaacaggaaactatagaccagttagcctgacatctgtcattgggaaaatgggaagcagtagcaggacatttggaaaagcataattcaattaaacagagtcagcattgttttatgaagggtaatcatgtttgacaaatttgctgcagttctttgaggatgcaacaagcagggtggataagggggaaccagtggatgtggtgtatttggatttccagaaggcattcgataaggtgccacataaaagattactgcacaaggtaaaagctcatggggttgggggtaatatattagcatggatagaagattggctaactaacagaaaacagagagtcaggataaatgggtcactttcaa contains these protein-coding regions:
- the LOC139230044 gene encoding circumsporozoite protein-like, whose amino-acid sequence is MGDAEGVEMGDVEGGELGDAEGDEMGDAEGDEMGDAEGGEMGDAEGGEMGDAEGGEMGDAEGGEMGDAEGGEMGDAEGGEMRDAEGGEMGDAEGDEMGDAEGDEMGDAEGGEMGDAEGGEMRDAEGGEMGDAEGGEMGDAEGGEMGDAEGGEMGDAEGGEMGNAEGGEMGDVEGGELGDAEGGEMGDAEGGEMGDAEGSEMGDAEGGLSPAGWVSQASANLAAKGRRGLLHGIE